From Aphelocoma coerulescens isolate FSJ_1873_10779 chromosome 15, UR_Acoe_1.0, whole genome shotgun sequence, one genomic window encodes:
- the LOC138119406 gene encoding solute carrier family 2, facilitated glucose transporter member 11-like isoform X2, which produces MVAFFSNLVQFRGLLQMILVLGIGGSFPYGFHISVINYPSVYIRKFINETWIDRHGSPLHPETIMLLWSFIVSVYGIGGLLGSLCCGYLTTKYRKKKCQMFTNLIMLVAALFMALSKTAKSFEMILVGRFLYGIGSGFSLNIHPQYVGEISPKKLRGFTNSTVAVFLTLGKLTGQVVGLREILGSEALWPWLLASSGLSALVQLVTLPFFPDSPSYLLIQKGNEEACRKAIRKLWGEGDHQAEIDDIMKEKGAMASTKTLRVLEVIKERSLRWQLYILMTVMTTLQLCGINAIYFYSFEVFHTAKFEEYLIPYVSLGVGLCECLSSILCSTLIDRFGRKVLLWGGYTLMCSVLALLTMTLSLQHRFFWMHYFSVILIFLFVVFYGIGPSGATISVMVEIFSQSYRPSAFLIVGCINWMGLFVLGMIFPVIVDNLGPFCFLIFLGILALSAIFIYLYLPETKGKSIMEIKAEFNKLNFGKKETSVTENNFPKEQVSCTKL; this is translated from the exons ATGGTTGCCTTCTTCTCCAACCTG GTTCAGTTCCGGGGACTACTTCAAATGATCTTAGTGCTGGGAATTGGTGGTAGTTTCCCGTATGGATTCCATATTTCTGTCATCAACTATCCTTCTGTG TACATCAGGAAGTTTATTAATGAAACCTGGATAGATCGACATGGCTCTCCCCTCCATCCTGAGACAATCATGCTGTTGTGGTCATTCATTGTGTCTGTTTATGGGATAGGAGGACTCCTGGGAAGCCTCTGCTGTGGCTACCTGACTACAAAATACAGGAA gaaaaagtgCCAGATGTTCACCAACCTGATCATGTTGGTAGCTGCACTCTTCATGGCCCTCAGTAAGACTGCCAAATCTTTTGAGATGATTCTAGTCGGGCGCTTTCTCTATGGCATTGGTTCAG GTTTTTCTCTCAATATACATCCTCAGTATGTAGGAGAGATTTCGCCCAAGAAGTTGCGTGGGTTTACCAACTCCACTGTTGCTGTTTTTCTGACCCTGGGAAAACTCACAGGACAGGTTGTTGGACTACG GGAGATTTTAGGAAGCGAAGCTTTGTGGCCATGGTTGTTAGCATCTAGTGGACTTTCAGCATTGGTTCAACTGGTTaccctcccatttttccctgattCACCATCCTACCTCCTGATACAGAAGGGTAATGAGGAAGCCTGCAGGAAAG CCATCAGGAAGCTCTGGGGGGAAGGAGACCACCAAGCAGAAATTGATGACATTATGAAGGAGAAGGGTGCAATGGCGAGCACAAAAACCTTGCGTGTCCTTGAAGTAATAAAAGAACGATCTCTGCGCTGGCAACTTTACATTTTGATGACTGTCATGACCACACTGCAGCTCTGTGGAATCAATGCA ATATACTTCTATTCTTTTGAAGTATTCCACACAGCCAAGTTTGAAGAATACCTTATCCCATATGTGTCCCTGGGAGTTGGGTTGTGTGAGTGCTTATCCTCTATACTGTGT agcACCCTTATAGACCGGTTTGGGCGGAAGGTGCTGCTATGGGGCGGATACACACTGATGTGTTCTGTGCTAGCACTGCTTACCATGACCCTGTCACTGCAG CATCGATTTTTCTGGATGCATTACTTCAGCGTTATCTTGATCTTTCTGTTCGTTGTCTTCTATGGAATTGGACCAT CTGGAGCCACTATATCTGTGATGGTTGAAATCTTCAGCCAGTCATACAGACCATCAGCCTTTCTGATTGTTGGCTGCATCAACTGGATGGGACTGTTCGTACTTGGGATGATTTTTCCAGTAATTGTT GATAACCTTGGACCCTTCTGCTTCCTTATCTTTTTGGGAATCCTTGCTTTATCAGCAATTTTCATCTACCTGTATCTTCCTGAGACCAAGGGAAAGTCAATCatggaaataaaagcagaattcaACAAGCTgaactttgggaaaaaagaaacctctGTCACTGAAAATAACTTTCCTAAGGAACAGGTGTCTTGTACCAAGCTCTGA
- the LOC138119406 gene encoding solute carrier family 2, facilitated glucose transporter member 11-like isoform X1, with protein sequence MEHLIFALQVQFRGLLQMILVLGIGGSFPYGFHISVINYPSVYIRKFINETWIDRHGSPLHPETIMLLWSFIVSVYGIGGLLGSLCCGYLTTKYRKKKCQMFTNLIMLVAALFMALSKTAKSFEMILVGRFLYGIGSGFSLNIHPQYVGEISPKKLRGFTNSTVAVFLTLGKLTGQVVGLREILGSEALWPWLLASSGLSALVQLVTLPFFPDSPSYLLIQKGNEEACRKAIRKLWGEGDHQAEIDDIMKEKGAMASTKTLRVLEVIKERSLRWQLYILMTVMTTLQLCGINAIYFYSFEVFHTAKFEEYLIPYVSLGVGLCECLSSILCSTLIDRFGRKVLLWGGYTLMCSVLALLTMTLSLQHRFFWMHYFSVILIFLFVVFYGIGPSGATISVMVEIFSQSYRPSAFLIVGCINWMGLFVLGMIFPVIVDNLGPFCFLIFLGILALSAIFIYLYLPETKGKSIMEIKAEFNKLNFGKKETSVTENNFPKEQVSCTKL encoded by the exons ATGGAGCATTTGATTTTTGCTTTGCAGGTTCAGTTCCGGGGACTACTTCAAATGATCTTAGTGCTGGGAATTGGTGGTAGTTTCCCGTATGGATTCCATATTTCTGTCATCAACTATCCTTCTGTG TACATCAGGAAGTTTATTAATGAAACCTGGATAGATCGACATGGCTCTCCCCTCCATCCTGAGACAATCATGCTGTTGTGGTCATTCATTGTGTCTGTTTATGGGATAGGAGGACTCCTGGGAAGCCTCTGCTGTGGCTACCTGACTACAAAATACAGGAA gaaaaagtgCCAGATGTTCACCAACCTGATCATGTTGGTAGCTGCACTCTTCATGGCCCTCAGTAAGACTGCCAAATCTTTTGAGATGATTCTAGTCGGGCGCTTTCTCTATGGCATTGGTTCAG GTTTTTCTCTCAATATACATCCTCAGTATGTAGGAGAGATTTCGCCCAAGAAGTTGCGTGGGTTTACCAACTCCACTGTTGCTGTTTTTCTGACCCTGGGAAAACTCACAGGACAGGTTGTTGGACTACG GGAGATTTTAGGAAGCGAAGCTTTGTGGCCATGGTTGTTAGCATCTAGTGGACTTTCAGCATTGGTTCAACTGGTTaccctcccatttttccctgattCACCATCCTACCTCCTGATACAGAAGGGTAATGAGGAAGCCTGCAGGAAAG CCATCAGGAAGCTCTGGGGGGAAGGAGACCACCAAGCAGAAATTGATGACATTATGAAGGAGAAGGGTGCAATGGCGAGCACAAAAACCTTGCGTGTCCTTGAAGTAATAAAAGAACGATCTCTGCGCTGGCAACTTTACATTTTGATGACTGTCATGACCACACTGCAGCTCTGTGGAATCAATGCA ATATACTTCTATTCTTTTGAAGTATTCCACACAGCCAAGTTTGAAGAATACCTTATCCCATATGTGTCCCTGGGAGTTGGGTTGTGTGAGTGCTTATCCTCTATACTGTGT agcACCCTTATAGACCGGTTTGGGCGGAAGGTGCTGCTATGGGGCGGATACACACTGATGTGTTCTGTGCTAGCACTGCTTACCATGACCCTGTCACTGCAG CATCGATTTTTCTGGATGCATTACTTCAGCGTTATCTTGATCTTTCTGTTCGTTGTCTTCTATGGAATTGGACCAT CTGGAGCCACTATATCTGTGATGGTTGAAATCTTCAGCCAGTCATACAGACCATCAGCCTTTCTGATTGTTGGCTGCATCAACTGGATGGGACTGTTCGTACTTGGGATGATTTTTCCAGTAATTGTT GATAACCTTGGACCCTTCTGCTTCCTTATCTTTTTGGGAATCCTTGCTTTATCAGCAATTTTCATCTACCTGTATCTTCCTGAGACCAAGGGAAAGTCAATCatggaaataaaagcagaattcaACAAGCTgaactttgggaaaaaagaaacctctGTCACTGAAAATAACTTTCCTAAGGAACAGGTGTCTTGTACCAAGCTCTGA
- the LOC138119406 gene encoding solute carrier family 2, facilitated glucose transporter member 11-like isoform X3, with product MDSIFLSSTILLWKKCQMFTNLIMLVAALFMALSKTAKSFEMILVGRFLYGIGSGFSLNIHPQYVGEISPKKLRGFTNSTVAVFLTLGKLTGQVVGLREILGSEALWPWLLASSGLSALVQLVTLPFFPDSPSYLLIQKGNEEACRKAIRKLWGEGDHQAEIDDIMKEKGAMASTKTLRVLEVIKERSLRWQLYILMTVMTTLQLCGINAIYFYSFEVFHTAKFEEYLIPYVSLGVGLCECLSSILCSTLIDRFGRKVLLWGGYTLMCSVLALLTMTLSLQHRFFWMHYFSVILIFLFVVFYGIGPSGATISVMVEIFSQSYRPSAFLIVGCINWMGLFVLGMIFPVIVDNLGPFCFLIFLGILALSAIFIYLYLPETKGKSIMEIKAEFNKLNFGKKETSVTENNFPKEQVSCTKL from the exons ATGGATTCCATATTTCTGTCATCAACTATCCTTCTGTG gaaaaagtgCCAGATGTTCACCAACCTGATCATGTTGGTAGCTGCACTCTTCATGGCCCTCAGTAAGACTGCCAAATCTTTTGAGATGATTCTAGTCGGGCGCTTTCTCTATGGCATTGGTTCAG GTTTTTCTCTCAATATACATCCTCAGTATGTAGGAGAGATTTCGCCCAAGAAGTTGCGTGGGTTTACCAACTCCACTGTTGCTGTTTTTCTGACCCTGGGAAAACTCACAGGACAGGTTGTTGGACTACG GGAGATTTTAGGAAGCGAAGCTTTGTGGCCATGGTTGTTAGCATCTAGTGGACTTTCAGCATTGGTTCAACTGGTTaccctcccatttttccctgattCACCATCCTACCTCCTGATACAGAAGGGTAATGAGGAAGCCTGCAGGAAAG CCATCAGGAAGCTCTGGGGGGAAGGAGACCACCAAGCAGAAATTGATGACATTATGAAGGAGAAGGGTGCAATGGCGAGCACAAAAACCTTGCGTGTCCTTGAAGTAATAAAAGAACGATCTCTGCGCTGGCAACTTTACATTTTGATGACTGTCATGACCACACTGCAGCTCTGTGGAATCAATGCA ATATACTTCTATTCTTTTGAAGTATTCCACACAGCCAAGTTTGAAGAATACCTTATCCCATATGTGTCCCTGGGAGTTGGGTTGTGTGAGTGCTTATCCTCTATACTGTGT agcACCCTTATAGACCGGTTTGGGCGGAAGGTGCTGCTATGGGGCGGATACACACTGATGTGTTCTGTGCTAGCACTGCTTACCATGACCCTGTCACTGCAG CATCGATTTTTCTGGATGCATTACTTCAGCGTTATCTTGATCTTTCTGTTCGTTGTCTTCTATGGAATTGGACCAT CTGGAGCCACTATATCTGTGATGGTTGAAATCTTCAGCCAGTCATACAGACCATCAGCCTTTCTGATTGTTGGCTGCATCAACTGGATGGGACTGTTCGTACTTGGGATGATTTTTCCAGTAATTGTT GATAACCTTGGACCCTTCTGCTTCCTTATCTTTTTGGGAATCCTTGCTTTATCAGCAATTTTCATCTACCTGTATCTTCCTGAGACCAAGGGAAAGTCAATCatggaaataaaagcagaattcaACAAGCTgaactttgggaaaaaagaaacctctGTCACTGAAAATAACTTTCCTAAGGAACAGGTGTCTTGTACCAAGCTCTGA
- the LOC138119406 gene encoding solute carrier family 2, facilitated glucose transporter member 11-like isoform X4, giving the protein MFTNLIMLVAALFMALSKTAKSFEMILVGRFLYGIGSGFSLNIHPQYVGEISPKKLRGFTNSTVAVFLTLGKLTGQVVGLREILGSEALWPWLLASSGLSALVQLVTLPFFPDSPSYLLIQKGNEEACRKAIRKLWGEGDHQAEIDDIMKEKGAMASTKTLRVLEVIKERSLRWQLYILMTVMTTLQLCGINAIYFYSFEVFHTAKFEEYLIPYVSLGVGLCECLSSILCSTLIDRFGRKVLLWGGYTLMCSVLALLTMTLSLQHRFFWMHYFSVILIFLFVVFYGIGPSGATISVMVEIFSQSYRPSAFLIVGCINWMGLFVLGMIFPVIVDNLGPFCFLIFLGILALSAIFIYLYLPETKGKSIMEIKAEFNKLNFGKKETSVTENNFPKEQVSCTKL; this is encoded by the exons ATGTTCACCAACCTGATCATGTTGGTAGCTGCACTCTTCATGGCCCTCAGTAAGACTGCCAAATCTTTTGAGATGATTCTAGTCGGGCGCTTTCTCTATGGCATTGGTTCAG GTTTTTCTCTCAATATACATCCTCAGTATGTAGGAGAGATTTCGCCCAAGAAGTTGCGTGGGTTTACCAACTCCACTGTTGCTGTTTTTCTGACCCTGGGAAAACTCACAGGACAGGTTGTTGGACTACG GGAGATTTTAGGAAGCGAAGCTTTGTGGCCATGGTTGTTAGCATCTAGTGGACTTTCAGCATTGGTTCAACTGGTTaccctcccatttttccctgattCACCATCCTACCTCCTGATACAGAAGGGTAATGAGGAAGCCTGCAGGAAAG CCATCAGGAAGCTCTGGGGGGAAGGAGACCACCAAGCAGAAATTGATGACATTATGAAGGAGAAGGGTGCAATGGCGAGCACAAAAACCTTGCGTGTCCTTGAAGTAATAAAAGAACGATCTCTGCGCTGGCAACTTTACATTTTGATGACTGTCATGACCACACTGCAGCTCTGTGGAATCAATGCA ATATACTTCTATTCTTTTGAAGTATTCCACACAGCCAAGTTTGAAGAATACCTTATCCCATATGTGTCCCTGGGAGTTGGGTTGTGTGAGTGCTTATCCTCTATACTGTGT agcACCCTTATAGACCGGTTTGGGCGGAAGGTGCTGCTATGGGGCGGATACACACTGATGTGTTCTGTGCTAGCACTGCTTACCATGACCCTGTCACTGCAG CATCGATTTTTCTGGATGCATTACTTCAGCGTTATCTTGATCTTTCTGTTCGTTGTCTTCTATGGAATTGGACCAT CTGGAGCCACTATATCTGTGATGGTTGAAATCTTCAGCCAGTCATACAGACCATCAGCCTTTCTGATTGTTGGCTGCATCAACTGGATGGGACTGTTCGTACTTGGGATGATTTTTCCAGTAATTGTT GATAACCTTGGACCCTTCTGCTTCCTTATCTTTTTGGGAATCCTTGCTTTATCAGCAATTTTCATCTACCTGTATCTTCCTGAGACCAAGGGAAAGTCAATCatggaaataaaagcagaattcaACAAGCTgaactttgggaaaaaagaaacctctGTCACTGAAAATAACTTTCCTAAGGAACAGGTGTCTTGTACCAAGCTCTGA
- the LOC138119238 gene encoding macrophage migration inhibitory factor-like — MPKLIVNANISKDKVPESFAGELTQQLSKALGKPAQYVAIQISPDQVMSFGGSTDPCAMCFLYSMGKIGEQENKVYSKLLCDLLNNQLKIPSDRIYISFFDISPGNVGWNNTTFA; from the exons ATGCCTAAATTAATTGTTAACGCAAATATAAGCAAGGATAAAGTTCCAGAATCTTTTGCAGGGGAGCTCACCCAACAATTATCAAAAGCATTGGGCAAACCAGCACAG TATGTAGCAATACAGATCTCTCCTGATCAGGTGATGTCCTTTGGTGGCTCCACAGATCCTTGTGCTATGTGCTTTCTCTACAGCATGGGAAAGATAGGGGAGCAGGAGAACAAGGTCTACTCCAAATTGCTTTGTGACCTGCTAAACAACCAGCTGAAAATACCATCTGACAG GATCTACATCAGCTTCTTTGACATCAGTCCTGGCAATGTAGGCTGGAATAACACCACCTTTGCTTGA
- the LOC138119355 gene encoding macrophage migration inhibitory factor — MPMFTIYTNVCKDAVADSLLGDLTQQLAKATGKPAQYIAVHIIPDQMMSFGGSTDPCALCSLYSIGKIGGQQNKTYTKMLCDLISKHLHVSADRVYINYFDMNAANVGWNGSTFA; from the exons aTGCCCATGTTCACTATCTACACCAATGTCTGCAAGGACGCCGTGGCCGACAGCCTGTTGGGCGACCTCACCCAGCAGCTGGCCAAGGCCACTGGCAAGCCCGCGCAG TACATAGCTGTGCACATCATACCTGACCAGATGATGTCCTTTGGGGGCTCCACCGATCCCTGCGCACTCTGCAGCCTCTACAGTATCGGCAAAATAGGAGGGCAGCAGAACAAGACTTACACCAAGATGCTGTGTGATCTGATCTCGAAGCACTTGCATGTATCTGCAGACAG GGTCTACATCAATTACTTCGACATGAATGCTGCCAATGTGGGCTGGAATGGCTCCACCTTTGCGTAG
- the DDX51 gene encoding ATP-dependent RNA helicase DDX51: protein MALFCINRYGGEDEQAEEAEAEDRARVLLERLQQQARARQLKKQREAQPQGREGPGSAGLSPRSEPGEGKAKRKRESEEQPSAQGQKKLETKQRLRSSSEERAGTEEAADGSSPTKKKANRRKSKVQREKAEAVPDSEEDKELENRNNFKNKSNKRKKTDEETQGDETGKKENSEKVEENQSTKEELPLAASGEEANCPPSSMMILGDYDAKPVQKVQPFLPQWLAQPKRVQKRIKDNLCPIRDVPGIHPRLLKKLQMNGIESFFPVQAEVIPAILQSASNGYLMGRGGYRPKDICVSAPTGSGKTLSFVIPIVQVLLDRVVCHVRALVVLPTKELAQQVSKVFNVYTDGTGLKVVLITGQKSFAKEQEMLVQKKVTGYCSLADIVVATPGRLTDHINQTPGFSLTQLRFLIVDEADRMIDDMHQNCLNQIVKAAFQIENDSGSNMLFQRTKPGPITAASSCSPQIPLQKLLFSATLTQDPEKLQQLDLFQPRLFTSVYSEKNRGGTETERDTNDKYTLPEGLSQCYVPCDLNSKPLLLLYFMLKMKFTRVLCFTNSREASHRLFLLVQAFGGVTVAEFSSRLPPNERQRTMKEFEQGKIQLLISTDATARGIDVKGVNYVINYDAPQFIRTYIHRVGRTARAGEAGVAFSLVLRIQERRFLRMLRDAGIQDIKKHPVKGNSLKPLVQQYEGALCKLEKTVKNERAQKRA from the exons ATGGCGCTGTTCTGCATCAACAG GTATGGCGGGGAGGACGAGCAGGCGGAGGAGGCTGAGGCGGAGGACCGGGCGCGGGTCCTGCTGGagcggctgcagcagcaggcGAGGGCCCGGCAGCTGAAGAAGCAGCGAGAGGCGCAgccccagggaagggaaggcccAGGGAGcgcggggctgagccccaggaGTGAGCCCGgcgaaggaaaagcaaagaggaagagggagagtgaAGAGCAGCCCAGTGCTCAAGGACAGAAGAAGCTAGAGACAAAACAACGCCTCCGTAGCTCTTCCGAAGAAAGGGCTGGTACTGAGGAGGCAGCAGATGGCAGCAGCCCCACGAAGAAGAAAGCAAATAGAAGAAAATCGAAAGTGCAACGAGAGAAGGCTGAAGCAG TTCCAGATTCTGAAGAAGACAAAGAACTAGAAAACAGAAACAACTTTAAAAACAAGTCTAATAAAAGGAAGAAGACTGATGAGGAAACACaaggagatgaaacaggaaagaaagagaacagTGAAAAAGTTGAAGAAAATCAAAGTACAAAGGAGGAGCTGCCCTTAGCAGCCTCAGGGGAAGAGGCAAATTGCCCACCCTCCAGTATGATGATTCTTGGAGACTACGATGCAAAGCCAGTGCAAAAG GTTCAGCCCTTCTTACCACAGTGGCTTGCTCAACCCAAACGAGTGCAGAAACGCATCAAAGATAATCTGTGTCCAATCAGAGATGTCCCAGGAATCCATCCCCGGCTGCTGAAAAAGCTGCAAATGAATGGAATAGAGTCCTTTTTTCCAG TCCAGGCAGAGGTGATTCCTGCCATTCTCCAGAGTGCCTCCAATGGCTATCTGATGGGGCGGGGGGGATACCGCCCCAAGGACATCTGTGTCTCAGCACCCACAGGCAGTGGGAAGACCCTGTCTTTTGTCATACCCATTGTACAG GTTCTGTTAGATCGAGTGGTTTGCCATGTACGAGCTCTGGTTGTTCTGCCCACCAAAGAACTGGCACAACAG GTGAGTAAAGTGTTCAACGTTTACACTGATGGGACAGGTCTGAAGGTCGTGTTGATTACTGGCCAGAAATCTTTTGCAAAGGAGCAGGAGATGCTTGTCCAGAAAAA AGTGACAGGCTACTGCAGCCTGGCTGACATTGTTGTGGCCACACCAGGGAGGCTCACAGATCACATTAACCAGACCCCGGGCTTCAGCCTGACACAGCTCCGCTTCCTG ATCGTAGATGAAGCTGACCGTATGATTGATGACATGCACCAGAACTGTCTGAACCAAATTGTCAAAGCTGCATTCCAAATAGAAAATGACTCTGGCTCCAACATGCTTTTTCAGAGGACCAAACCAGGGCCTATAACAGCAGCCAG ttcctgctctcctcagaTACCCTTACAGAAACTGCTATTTTCAGCCACACTGACCCAGGACCCAGAGAAATTGCAGCAGCTGGATTTATTCCAGCCTCGCCTCTTCACATCTGTGTATTCTGAGAAGAATAGAGGTGGAACAGAAACTGAACGAGATACTAATGATAAATACACACTCCCTGAGGGGCTATCG CAATGTTACGTGCCTTGTGACCTGAATTCCAAGCCTTTGCTCCTCTTGTATTTCATGCTGAAAATGAAATTCACCCGCGTGTTGTGCTTTACCAACTCCAGGGAAGCCTCTCACAG GTTGTTCCTGCTGGTTCAAGCCTTCGGTGGAGTTACAGTGGCAGAGTTTTCTTCTCGGTTACCTCCAAATGAGAGACAGAGAACCATGAAGGAGTTTGAACAAGGAAAAATACAACT GTTAATCAGCACAGATGCCACAGCCCGAGGGATTGATGTTAAAGGAGTGAATTATGTGATAAACTATGATGCACCACAGTTCATCAGGACGTACATTCACCG GGTTGGAAGAACAGCTCGTGCAGGAGAAGCAGGTGTTGCTTTCAGCTTGGTCCTTAGAATTCAG GAACGGCGGTTTCTGCGGATGTTGAGGGATGCTGGCATCCAAGATATAAAGAAACACCCAGTGAAGGGCAACTCATTGAAGCCATTGGTGCAGCAATATGAGGGAGCTCTGTGTAAGCTTGAGAAGACAGTCAAG AACGAGCGAGCGCAGAAACGAGCCTGA